From the Equus przewalskii isolate Varuska chromosome 19, EquPr2, whole genome shotgun sequence genome, one window contains:
- the MOG gene encoding myelin-oligodendrocyte glycoprotein isoform X5 yields MASLLSSSLSSCLPSLLLFLQMSSSYAGQFRVIGPGHPIRALVGDEVELPCRISPGKNATGMEVGWYRPPFSRVVHLYRNGKDQDGEQAPEYRGRTELLRDTIGEGKVTLRIRNVRFSDEGGFTCFFRDHSYQEEAAMELKVEDPFYWVSPGMLVLIAVLPVLLLQITVGLVFLCLQRRLRGKLRAEIENLHRTFDRHFLMVPCWKITLFVIVPVLGPLVALIICYNWLHRRLAGQFLEELRNPF; encoded by the exons ATGGCAAGTTTATTGAGCTCCTCTCTGTccagctgcctcccctccctcctcctcttcctccaaatGTCTTCCAGCTATGCAG GACAGTTCAGAGTAATAGGACCAGGGCATCCCATCCGGGCTCTGGTGGGGGATGAAGTGGAACTGCCATGTCGCATATCTCCTGGAAAGAATGCTACAGGCATGGAGGTGGGGTGGTACAGGCCCCCCTTCTCTAGGGTGGTTCATCTCTACCGAAATGGCAAGGATCAAGATGGAGAGCAGGCACCTGAATATCGAGGCCGGACAGAGCTGCTGAGAGACACTATTGGTGAAGGAAAGGTGACTCTCAGAATCCGGAATGTAAGGTTCTCAGATGAAGGAGGTTTCACCTGCTTCTTCCGAGACCATTCTTACCAAGAGGAAGCAGCAATGGAATTGAAAGTGGAAG ATCCCTTCTACTGGGTCAGTCCTGGAATGCTGGTTCTCATCGCAGTCCTGCCCGTGCTCCTCCTGCAGATCACCGTGGGCCTCgtcttcctctgcctgcagcgCAGACTGAGAG GAAAACTTCGAGCAGAGATAG aGAATCTCCACCGGACTTTTG ATCGCCACTTTCTGATGGTGCCCTGCTGGAAGATAACCCTGTTTGTAATTGTGCCGGTTCTCGGACCCCTGGTTGCCTTGATCATCTGCTACAACTGGCTACATCGAAGACTAGCAG GGCAATTTCTTGAAGAACTAC GAAACCCCTTCTGA
- the MOG gene encoding myelin-oligodendrocyte glycoprotein isoform X7: MASLLSSSLSSCLPSLLLFLQMSSSYAGQFRVIGPGHPIRALVGDEVELPCRISPGKNATGMEVGWYRPPFSRVVHLYRNGKDQDGEQAPEYRGRTELLRDTIGEGKVTLRIRNVRFSDEGGFTCFFRDHSYQEEAAMELKVEDPFYWVSPGMLVLIAVLPVLLLQITVGLVFLCLQRRLRGKLRAEIENLHRTFGQFLEELRNPF, encoded by the exons ATGGCAAGTTTATTGAGCTCCTCTCTGTccagctgcctcccctccctcctcctcttcctccaaatGTCTTCCAGCTATGCAG GACAGTTCAGAGTAATAGGACCAGGGCATCCCATCCGGGCTCTGGTGGGGGATGAAGTGGAACTGCCATGTCGCATATCTCCTGGAAAGAATGCTACAGGCATGGAGGTGGGGTGGTACAGGCCCCCCTTCTCTAGGGTGGTTCATCTCTACCGAAATGGCAAGGATCAAGATGGAGAGCAGGCACCTGAATATCGAGGCCGGACAGAGCTGCTGAGAGACACTATTGGTGAAGGAAAGGTGACTCTCAGAATCCGGAATGTAAGGTTCTCAGATGAAGGAGGTTTCACCTGCTTCTTCCGAGACCATTCTTACCAAGAGGAAGCAGCAATGGAATTGAAAGTGGAAG ATCCCTTCTACTGGGTCAGTCCTGGAATGCTGGTTCTCATCGCAGTCCTGCCCGTGCTCCTCCTGCAGATCACCGTGGGCCTCgtcttcctctgcctgcagcgCAGACTGAGAG GAAAACTTCGAGCAGAGATAG aGAATCTCCACCGGACTTTTG GGCAATTTCTTGAAGAACTAC GAAACCCCTTCTGA
- the MOG gene encoding myelin-oligodendrocyte glycoprotein isoform X1, which yields MASLLSSSLSSCLPSLLLFLQMSSSYAGQFRVIGPGHPIRALVGDEVELPCRISPGKNATGMEVGWYRPPFSRVVHLYRNGKDQDGEQAPEYRGRTELLRDTIGEGKVTLRIRNVRFSDEGGFTCFFRDHSYQEEAAMELKVEDPFYWVSPGMLVLIAVLPVLLLQITVGLVFLCLQRRLRGKLRAEIENLHRTFDRHFLMVPCWKITLFVIVPVLGPLVALIICYNWLHRRLAGQFLEELRKFSFPSYKLRTKNQESSKRKRRAIEGSKSWRGEAGEHGRGGTPVR from the exons ATGGCAAGTTTATTGAGCTCCTCTCTGTccagctgcctcccctccctcctcctcttcctccaaatGTCTTCCAGCTATGCAG GACAGTTCAGAGTAATAGGACCAGGGCATCCCATCCGGGCTCTGGTGGGGGATGAAGTGGAACTGCCATGTCGCATATCTCCTGGAAAGAATGCTACAGGCATGGAGGTGGGGTGGTACAGGCCCCCCTTCTCTAGGGTGGTTCATCTCTACCGAAATGGCAAGGATCAAGATGGAGAGCAGGCACCTGAATATCGAGGCCGGACAGAGCTGCTGAGAGACACTATTGGTGAAGGAAAGGTGACTCTCAGAATCCGGAATGTAAGGTTCTCAGATGAAGGAGGTTTCACCTGCTTCTTCCGAGACCATTCTTACCAAGAGGAAGCAGCAATGGAATTGAAAGTGGAAG ATCCCTTCTACTGGGTCAGTCCTGGAATGCTGGTTCTCATCGCAGTCCTGCCCGTGCTCCTCCTGCAGATCACCGTGGGCCTCgtcttcctctgcctgcagcgCAGACTGAGAG GAAAACTTCGAGCAGAGATAG aGAATCTCCACCGGACTTTTG ATCGCCACTTTCTGATGGTGCCCTGCTGGAAGATAACCCTGTTTGTAATTGTGCCGGTTCTCGGACCCCTGGTTGCCTTGATCATCTGCTACAACTGGCTACATCGAAGACTAGCAG GGCAATTTCTTGAAGAACTACGTaagttctcttttccttcttataaGCTGAGAACCAAAAACCAGGAAAGCAGTAAGAGGAAGAGGCGGGCTATTGAGGGATCAAAATcatggagaggagaggctggagagcaTGGACGAGGGGGGACTCCTGTGAGGTAG
- the MOG gene encoding myelin-oligodendrocyte glycoprotein isoform X3, with protein sequence MASLLSSSLSSCLPSLLLFLQMSSSYAGQFRVIGPGHPIRALVGDEVELPCRISPGKNATGMEVGWYRPPFSRVVHLYRNGKDQDGEQAPEYRGRTELLRDTIGEGKVTLRIRNVRFSDEGGFTCFFRDHSYQEEAAMELKVEGKLRAEIENLHRTFDRHFLMVPCWKITLFVIVPVLGPLVALIICYNWLHRRLAGQFLEELRKFSFPSYKLRTKNQESSKRKRRAIEGSKSWRGEAGEHGRGGTPVR encoded by the exons ATGGCAAGTTTATTGAGCTCCTCTCTGTccagctgcctcccctccctcctcctcttcctccaaatGTCTTCCAGCTATGCAG GACAGTTCAGAGTAATAGGACCAGGGCATCCCATCCGGGCTCTGGTGGGGGATGAAGTGGAACTGCCATGTCGCATATCTCCTGGAAAGAATGCTACAGGCATGGAGGTGGGGTGGTACAGGCCCCCCTTCTCTAGGGTGGTTCATCTCTACCGAAATGGCAAGGATCAAGATGGAGAGCAGGCACCTGAATATCGAGGCCGGACAGAGCTGCTGAGAGACACTATTGGTGAAGGAAAGGTGACTCTCAGAATCCGGAATGTAAGGTTCTCAGATGAAGGAGGTTTCACCTGCTTCTTCCGAGACCATTCTTACCAAGAGGAAGCAGCAATGGAATTGAAAGTGGAAG GAAAACTTCGAGCAGAGATAG aGAATCTCCACCGGACTTTTG ATCGCCACTTTCTGATGGTGCCCTGCTGGAAGATAACCCTGTTTGTAATTGTGCCGGTTCTCGGACCCCTGGTTGCCTTGATCATCTGCTACAACTGGCTACATCGAAGACTAGCAG GGCAATTTCTTGAAGAACTACGTaagttctcttttccttcttataaGCTGAGAACCAAAAACCAGGAAAGCAGTAAGAGGAAGAGGCGGGCTATTGAGGGATCAAAATcatggagaggagaggctggagagcaTGGACGAGGGGGGACTCCTGTGAGGTAG
- the MOG gene encoding myelin-oligodendrocyte glycoprotein isoform X2 codes for MASLLSSSLSSCLPSLLLFLQMSSSYAGQFRVIGPGHPIRALVGDEVELPCRISPGKNATGMEVGWYRPPFSRVVHLYRNGKDQDGEQAPEYRGRTELLRDTIGEGKVTLRIRNVRFSDEGGFTCFFRDHSYQEEAAMELKVEDPFYWVSPGMLVLIAVLPVLLLQITVGLVFLCLQRRLRGKLRAEIENLHRTFDRHFLMVPCWKITLFVIVPVLGPLVALIICYNWLHRRLAGAVARQQQDHQAAWDQVDPDWETERGWNQGSRFREQRFPSSCPHGQP; via the exons ATGGCAAGTTTATTGAGCTCCTCTCTGTccagctgcctcccctccctcctcctcttcctccaaatGTCTTCCAGCTATGCAG GACAGTTCAGAGTAATAGGACCAGGGCATCCCATCCGGGCTCTGGTGGGGGATGAAGTGGAACTGCCATGTCGCATATCTCCTGGAAAGAATGCTACAGGCATGGAGGTGGGGTGGTACAGGCCCCCCTTCTCTAGGGTGGTTCATCTCTACCGAAATGGCAAGGATCAAGATGGAGAGCAGGCACCTGAATATCGAGGCCGGACAGAGCTGCTGAGAGACACTATTGGTGAAGGAAAGGTGACTCTCAGAATCCGGAATGTAAGGTTCTCAGATGAAGGAGGTTTCACCTGCTTCTTCCGAGACCATTCTTACCAAGAGGAAGCAGCAATGGAATTGAAAGTGGAAG ATCCCTTCTACTGGGTCAGTCCTGGAATGCTGGTTCTCATCGCAGTCCTGCCCGTGCTCCTCCTGCAGATCACCGTGGGCCTCgtcttcctctgcctgcagcgCAGACTGAGAG GAAAACTTCGAGCAGAGATAG aGAATCTCCACCGGACTTTTG ATCGCCACTTTCTGATGGTGCCCTGCTGGAAGATAACCCTGTTTGTAATTGTGCCGGTTCTCGGACCCCTGGTTGCCTTGATCATCTGCTACAACTGGCTACATCGAAGACTAGCAGGTGCAGTGGCACGGCAGCAACAGGACCACCAAGCAGCATGGGACCAAGTTGACCCTGACTGGGAAACAGAAAGAGGGTGGAACCAGGGCTCAAGATTCAGAGAGCAGAgatttccttcctcctgtccccaTGGCCAACCCTAG
- the MOG gene encoding myelin-oligodendrocyte glycoprotein isoform X6, whose product MASLLSSSLSSCLPSLLLFLQMSSSYAGQFRVIGPGHPIRALVGDEVELPCRISPGKNATGMEVGWYRPPFSRVVHLYRNGKDQDGEQAPEYRGRTELLRDTIGEGKVTLRIRNVRFSDEGGFTCFFRDHSYQEEAAMELKVEGKLRAEIENLHRTFGQFLEELRKFSFPSYKLRTKNQESSKRKRRAIEGSKSWRGEAGEHGRGGTPVR is encoded by the exons ATGGCAAGTTTATTGAGCTCCTCTCTGTccagctgcctcccctccctcctcctcttcctccaaatGTCTTCCAGCTATGCAG GACAGTTCAGAGTAATAGGACCAGGGCATCCCATCCGGGCTCTGGTGGGGGATGAAGTGGAACTGCCATGTCGCATATCTCCTGGAAAGAATGCTACAGGCATGGAGGTGGGGTGGTACAGGCCCCCCTTCTCTAGGGTGGTTCATCTCTACCGAAATGGCAAGGATCAAGATGGAGAGCAGGCACCTGAATATCGAGGCCGGACAGAGCTGCTGAGAGACACTATTGGTGAAGGAAAGGTGACTCTCAGAATCCGGAATGTAAGGTTCTCAGATGAAGGAGGTTTCACCTGCTTCTTCCGAGACCATTCTTACCAAGAGGAAGCAGCAATGGAATTGAAAGTGGAAG GAAAACTTCGAGCAGAGATAG aGAATCTCCACCGGACTTTTG GGCAATTTCTTGAAGAACTACGTaagttctcttttccttcttataaGCTGAGAACCAAAAACCAGGAAAGCAGTAAGAGGAAGAGGCGGGCTATTGAGGGATCAAAATcatggagaggagaggctggagagcaTGGACGAGGGGGGACTCCTGTGAGGTAG
- the MOG gene encoding myelin-oligodendrocyte glycoprotein isoform X4: MASLLSSSLSSCLPSLLLFLQMSSSYAGQFRVIGPGHPIRALVGDEVELPCRISPGKNATGMEVGWYRPPFSRVVHLYRNGKDQDGEQAPEYRGRTELLRDTIGEGKVTLRIRNVRFSDEGGFTCFFRDHSYQEEAAMELKVEDPFYWVSPGMLVLIAVLPVLLLQITVGLVFLCLQRRLRGKLRAEIENLHRTFGQFLEELRKFSFPSYKLRTKNQESSKRKRRAIEGSKSWRGEAGEHGRGGTPVR, translated from the exons ATGGCAAGTTTATTGAGCTCCTCTCTGTccagctgcctcccctccctcctcctcttcctccaaatGTCTTCCAGCTATGCAG GACAGTTCAGAGTAATAGGACCAGGGCATCCCATCCGGGCTCTGGTGGGGGATGAAGTGGAACTGCCATGTCGCATATCTCCTGGAAAGAATGCTACAGGCATGGAGGTGGGGTGGTACAGGCCCCCCTTCTCTAGGGTGGTTCATCTCTACCGAAATGGCAAGGATCAAGATGGAGAGCAGGCACCTGAATATCGAGGCCGGACAGAGCTGCTGAGAGACACTATTGGTGAAGGAAAGGTGACTCTCAGAATCCGGAATGTAAGGTTCTCAGATGAAGGAGGTTTCACCTGCTTCTTCCGAGACCATTCTTACCAAGAGGAAGCAGCAATGGAATTGAAAGTGGAAG ATCCCTTCTACTGGGTCAGTCCTGGAATGCTGGTTCTCATCGCAGTCCTGCCCGTGCTCCTCCTGCAGATCACCGTGGGCCTCgtcttcctctgcctgcagcgCAGACTGAGAG GAAAACTTCGAGCAGAGATAG aGAATCTCCACCGGACTTTTG GGCAATTTCTTGAAGAACTACGTaagttctcttttccttcttataaGCTGAGAACCAAAAACCAGGAAAGCAGTAAGAGGAAGAGGCGGGCTATTGAGGGATCAAAATcatggagaggagaggctggagagcaTGGACGAGGGGGGACTCCTGTGAGGTAG
- the ZFP57 gene encoding zinc finger protein 57 homolog isoform X2, whose amino-acid sequence MSKTFENLMSVARFFLSNPNLTTKLEQEEKQWRADLCHQNEKGLPSEGKKEELQEQTQSLRDEGTSDDRKVSLACRGASPSSDLAGSMDRTPEFSASSTGPPFSCHICGRCFSKRSNLRSHQFVHNPKQTNNCSQCGKSFRNPKALSYHARMHLGEKPFRCSLCDKTYCDASGLSRHRRVHLGYRPHSCSCGKSFRDQSELKRHQKIHQNQEPVAGNQKHIVRIPGTTAGFQGPIVRSQVSIQGLAAGNHAPVARTQGPIFRTKGPEAQKEAPVAKNQVVTVRTRAQVITTPRPVNRTQAANSRAPCPETKSNSHPTKPSRFKVFSCPHCPLTFSKKAYLSSHQKAHLTEQPNRCFHCSKSFNSFSELVRHQQTHWKQKIYRCPICDICFGEKEGLMGHWGSYKGKGLCLGSPHKCSEILGQWFGSFQDASSKAGKEMDLLGSIPQGEGREGREKVRRGKSVEAVKGLEYK is encoded by the exons ATGTCAAAGACCTTCGAAAACCTGATGTCTGTGG CCAGATTCTTTCTGTCTAATCCAAATCTGACTACCAAGCTTGAAcaagaagagaaacagtggaGAGCAGATCTCTGTCACCAAAATGAAAAAGGCCTCCCTTCAG AAGGCAAGAAGGAGGAACTTCAAGAACAGACTCAGAGTTTGAGAGATGAGGGGACTAGCGATGACAGGAAAGTCTCCCTTGCTTGCAGAGGGGCAAGCCCATCCTCTGATTTAGCTGGGTCCATGGACAGGACCCCAGAGTTCTCAGCATCTTCAACTGGGCCACCCTTTTCCTGCCACATATGTGGCAGGTGTTTCAGCAAGCGCTCCAACCTCCGCAGCCACCAGTTTGTTCACAATCCCAAGCAGACTAACAACTGCAGCCAGTGTGGGAAGTCATTTCGGAACCCCAAGGCCCTCAGCTACCACGCACGCATGCATCTTGGGGAAAAGCCCTTCCGTTGCTCACTCTGTGACAAGACCTACTGTGATGCTTCTGGACTGAGTCGTCATCGCCGTGTCCATCTGGGTTACCGGCCCCATTCATGCTCCTGTGGGAAGAGCTTCCGGGACCAGTCTGAGCTCAAACGCCACCAGAAGATACACCAAAACCAGGAGCCAGTGGCTGGAAACCAGAAGCATATTGTGAGGATTCCAGGTACCACAGCTGGATTCCAGGGACCCATTGTCAGGAGCCAGGTATCCATCCAGGGCCTTGCAGCTGGGAACCATGCACCAGTGGCCAGGACTCAAGGACCCATATTTAGAACCAAGGGTCCTGAGGCTCAGAAGGAGGCACCTGTAGCCAAGAACCAGGTGGTCACTGTGAGAACTCGGGCACAAGTTATTACCACCCCTAGGCCTGTGAATAGGACCCAGGCAGCCAACTCTAGGGCCCCCTGCCCGGAAACCAAGTCCAACTCTCATCCAACAAAGCCTTCAAGATTCAAAGTCTTCTCTTGCCCTCATTGCCCCTTGACTTTTAGCAAGAAAGCCTATCTCTCCAGCCACCAGAAGGCCCACCTCACAGAGCAGCCCAACCGCTGCTTCCACTGTAGCAAGTCCTTCAACTCATTCTCTGAGCTGGTCAGGCACCAGCAGACTCACTGGAAGCAGAAGATCTACCGTTGCCCTATCTGCGACatctgctttggggagaaggagggcctTATGGGTCATTGGGGGAGCTACAAAGGCAAGGGGCTGTGCCTGGGCAGTCCCCATAAATGCTCAGAGATCCTGGGTCAGTGGTTTGGCTCCTTTCAGGATGCCTCCTCCAAGGCAGGGAAGGAAATGGATCTCCTAGGATCCATACcccaaggagaggggagggaggggcgggagaAGGTGCGCAGAGGAAAAAGTGTTGAGGCGGTGAAGGGCttggaatataaataa